The Phragmites australis chromosome 15, lpPhrAust1.1, whole genome shotgun sequence genome window below encodes:
- the LOC133893426 gene encoding uncharacterized protein LOC133893426: protein MPESPQLQHTPPPPPPAEPNAAASTAANAQPNLIAVKPRMIIKGALGRYERWNPVHPTAGAFWGMGLGLGCGVGWGPGFGPEVIGYVGAGCGVGFSVGFTLAGVGVGLPQHGLIKNHYRSGFASNVPLESARFYTMTIIRGLVWDAISYASNVASMRKESRQKLMRFQDNSQISGGVDLPKLGKGVSSSIRSTVECIRAFKDQHWPP from the exons ATGCCCGAGTCCCCCCAACTCCAgcacacgccgccgccgccgcctcccgctgAACCAAACGCCGCCGCGTCGACGGCAGCAAATGCCCAACCCAACCTG ATTGCTGTGAAGCCGAGGATGATCATCAAGGGGGCGCTGGGGCGGTACGAGCGCTGGAATCCCGTGCACCCGACCGCCGGCGCCTTCTGGGGCATGGGGCTCGGCCTCGGCTGCGGGGTCGGCTGGGGCCCGGGGTTCGGGCCCGAGGTGATTGGATACGTCGGCGCTGGCTGCGGCGTTGGGTTCAGCGTCGGATTCACGCTCGCCGGAGTCGGCGTCGGGCTGCCGCAGCACGGCCTCATCAAGAACCACTACCGCAGCG GCTTTGCAAGCAATGTCCCTCTTGAATCGGCAAGGTTTTATACCATGACCATCATCAGAGGTTTGGTGTGGGACGCCATCAGTTATGCGAGTAATGTAGCTTCTATGAGGAAAGAATCTCGACAGAAACTTATGAGGTTCCAGGACAACTCTCAGATTTCAGGAGGAGTTGATCTGCCTAAGCTGGGGAAGGGCGTGTCAAGTAGCATCCGGTCCACAGTGGAATGTATCAGAGCTTTCAAAGATCAGCATTGGCCTCCTTAA
- the LOC133893359 gene encoding LRR receptor-like serine/threonine-protein kinase GHR1, translated as MGLLGGFLVLLLLASPAFGQLPSQDILALLAFKKGITHDPAGFITDSWNDESIDFNGCPASWNGIVCNGASVAGVVLDGHGISGVADLSVFANLTMLVKLSMANNNLSGSLPSNVGSLKSLKFMDISNNQFSGPVPEDIGKLRSLQNLSLAGNNFSGPLPESIDGLMSLQSLDVSGNSLSGPLPAGLKGLRSMVALNLSHNAFTKGIPAGLGLLVNLQSVDLSWNQLDGGVDWKFLIESSVAHVDFSGNLLTSTTPKELKFLADISETVLYLNLSHNKLTGSLIDGVELSTFGRLKVLDLSSNQLSGDLPGFNYVYDLEVLRLANNAFTGFVPSGLLKGDSLVLSELDLSDNKLTGHINMITSTTLQILNLSSNALFGDLPLLAGSCTVLDLSNNKFRGNLSVIAKWSSDLEYVDLSQNNLTGTIPDVSSQFLRLNYLNLSYNSLSNSIPEAVVQYPKLTVLDLSSNQFRGPIPADLLTSSMLQELYIQDNMLSGGILFPGSSSKNLSLQVLDISGNHFNGSLPDDIASLSGLRVLDISTNNFSGTLPAAVTKLGALTDLDISTNQFTGPLPEELPDSLLSFNASYNDLSGVVPVNLRKFPESSFHPGNSKLEYPVSSSGSGNSPSGSGGGKSLGTAAKVAIVAASIVVLVILILIAIVCHYKRISRQFPSSDKVSDKNLHRATKDIASMKGKDSKGGLVSVDELATRKGSTSEALSQEEKSAVGGFSPSKGSRFSWSPDSGEAYGQEGLARLDVRSPDRLAGELHFLDETITLTPEELSRAPAEVLGRSSHGTSYRATLENGVFLTVKWLREGVARPKKEFAKEAKKFANIRHPNVVGLRGYYWGPTPHEKLILSDYVAPGSLASFLYDRPGRRGPPLTWAQRLKMAVDVARGLNYLHFDRAMPHGNLKATNILLDGLDLNARVADYCLHRLMTQAGVVEQILDLGVLGYRAPELAASKKPAPSFKSDVYAFGVVLLELLTGRCAGDVVSGSEGGVDLTDWVRLRVAEGRGSDCFDQAMASDSENPQAVKGMKEALGIALRCIRPVSERPGIKSVYEDLSSI; from the exons ATGGGGCTTCTTGGGGGTTTCTTGGTGTTGCTCCTTCTTGCTTCCCCTGCATTTGGCCAGCTGCCTTCGCAGgacatccttgcgctcctcgcgTTCAAGAAGGGGATCACGCATGACCCTGCTGGTTTCATCACCGACTCCTGGAACGATGAGTCGATCGATTTCAATGGATGCCCGGCTTCCTGGAATGGCATTGTGTGCAATGGGGCGAGCGTGGCGGGGGTTGTGCTCGATGGCCATGGAATCTCTGGTGTTGCTGATCTCTCTGTGTTTGCCAACCTCACCATGCttgtgaagctctctatggccaaTAATAATCTCTCTGGGAGCCTCCCAAGCAATGTGGGTAGTTTGAAGAGCTTGAAGTTCATGGATATCTCTAACAATCAGTTCTCGGGTCCAGTCCCTGAAGATATTGGCAAGCTTCGAAGCCTGCAGAATCTGTCACTTGCTGGGAACAACTTTTCAGGGCCACTGCCTGAGTCCATCGACGGGCTTATGTCGCTTCAGTCGCTTGATGTGAGCGGCAACTCATTGTCAGGCCCATTGCCTGCTGGTTTGAAAGGTCTGCGGAGCATGGTGGCACTGAACCTGTCACACAATGCCTTCACAAAGGGTATTCCGGCTGGGCTTGGACTCCTTGTGAACCTCCAGTCTGTGGATCTGAGCTGGAACCAATTGGATGGTGGTGTTGATTGGAAATTCTTGATTGAGTCAAGTGTTGCTCATGTTGACTTCAGCGGGAACTTGCTCACCAGTACTACCCCCAAAGAGCTCAAGTTTCTAGCAGATATTTCAGAGACAGTTCTATATCTGAACCTGAGCCACAATAAGTTGACTGGGTCATTGATCGATGGGGTTGAGCTCTCGACCTTTGGGAGACTGAAGGTGCTTGATCTGAGCAGTAACCAGTTATCTGGTGACCTGCCAGGGTTCAATTATGTTTATGATCTTGAAGTTCTGCGACTTGCAAACAATGCATTCACTGGATTTGTACCTAGTGGGCTTCTGAAGGGAGATTCTCTGGTACTAAGCGAACTGGACCTAAGTGATAACAAACTGACAG GGCATATCAATATGATCACATCAACTACCTTGCAAATCCTTAATTTGTCCTCCAATGCTCTTTTTGGGGATCTTCCATTGCTTGCTGGGAGCTGCACTGTGTTAGATCTATCAAATAACAAGTTTAGAGGAAATTTATCAGTTATTGCCAAATGGAGCAGTGATTTGGAATATGTTGACCTTAGTCAGAACAACTTAACTGGGACAATTCCTGATGTGAGCTCTCAGTTCCTTCGTCTAAACTACCTAAATCTTTCCTATAATTCTCTATCTAACAGCATCCCTGAAGCTGTTGTTCAGTACCCCAAACTTACTGTACTTGACCTGAGCTCCAATCAGTTCCGTGGACCTATTCCTGCTGATTTACTCACTTCGTCCATGCTGCAAGAGCTCTACATCCAAGATAACATGCTTTCTGGTGGTATATTGTTTCCTGGATCCTCATCCAAAAATTTGAGTCTTCAAGTGCTTGATATCTCTGGAAATCACTTCAATGGAAGCCTCCCTGATGATATTGCCTCCTTATCTGGTCTCCGAGTTCTTGACATATCTACAAACAATTTCTCTGGTACATtacctgctgctgtcactaagcTTGGGGCGCTTACTGATCTTGACATATCAACGAATCAGTTCACTGGGCCATTGCCCGAGGAACTTCCAGACAGCCTCCTATCCTTCAATGCATCCTATAATGACCTATCTGGTGTTGTGCCAGTGAACTTGAGGAAGTTTCCAGAATCTTCCTTCCATCCTGGGAACTCAAAATTAGAGTATCCTGTTAGCTCATCTGGATCTGGCAATTCCCCATCTGGTTCAGGAGGTGGCAAATCACTCGGTACAGCTGCTAAAGTAGCAATTGTAGCAGCTAGCATTGTTGTTCTTGTCATCCTTATCCTGATTGCTATTGTATGCCACTACAAGCGGATTTCACGGCAGTTTCCTAGCTCAGACAAGGTTTCAGACAAGAACCTCCACCGGGCTACTAAAGACATTGCCAGTATGAAAGGAAAGGACAGCAAAGGTGGTTTGGTCTCAGTAGATGAGCTTGCTACTCGAAAGGGCTCTACATCTGAAGCACTAAGCCAAGAAGAGAAGTCAGCTGTTGGGGGCTTTTCGCCGTCCAAGGGCAGCCGCTTCTCTTGGTCACCGGATTCTGGAGAGGCATATGGCCAGGAAGGCTTAGCACGGTTGGACGTCAGATCACCTGACAGGTTAGCAGGGGAATTGCATTTTCTGGATGAAACAATCACACTGACACCAGAGGAACTTTCAAGGGCACCGGCTGAAGTTCTCGGCAGGAGCAGCCATGGAACGTCGTACAGGGCGACACTGGAGAACGGTGTCTTCCTGACTGTAAAATGGCTGAGGGAAGGTGTCGCAAGGCCCAAGAAAGAGTTTGCGAAGGAGGCCAAGAAATTTGCAAACATTCGGCATCCAAATGTGGTTGGCTTGCGGGGGTACTACTGGGGTCCAACACCACATGAGAAACTGATCTTGTCGGATTATGTTGCGCCAGGAAGTCTTGCTAGCTTTCTATACG ATCGACCGGGAAGGAGAGGTCCTCCACTGACCTGGGCACAGCGTCTGAAGATGGCGGTCGACGTCGCGCGTGGCCTGAACTACCTCCATTTCGACCGAGCAATGCCCCACGGGAACCTCAAGGCCACCAACATCCTGCTGGACGGCCTTGACCTCAACGCCCGCGTCGCCGACTACTGCCTGCACCGCCTGATGACCCAGGCTGGCGTCGTGGAGCAGATCCTCGACCTGGGTGTGCTGGGCTACCGCGCCCCGGAGCTGGCAGCCTCCAAGAAACCCGCCCCTTCGTTCAAGTCCGACGTGTACGCCTTCGGCGTCGTGCTGCTAGAGCTCCTGACCGGCAGGTGCGCGGGCGACGTCGTCTCGGGGTCCGAGGGCGGCGTCGACCTCACCGACTGGGTCCGGCTGCGGGTGGCAGAAGGCCGGGGATCGGACTGCTTTGACCAGGCCATGGCCTCAGATTCTGAGAACCCACAGGCTGTGAAGGGCATGAAGGAGGCGCTGGGCATTGCACTGAGATGCATCCGGCCGGTCTCCGAGAGGCCGGGGATCAAGTCTGTGTACGAGGATCTTTCATCAATCTAG